One window from the genome of Mustela lutreola isolate mMusLut2 chromosome 11, mMusLut2.pri, whole genome shotgun sequence encodes:
- the ADORA2A gene encoding adenosine receptor A2a — translation MPTMGFWVYITVELAIAVLAILGNVLVCWAVWLNSNLQNVTNYFVVSLAAADIAVGVLAIPFAITISTGFCAACHSCLFFACFVLVLTQSSIFSLLAIAIDRYIAIRIPLRYNGLVTGTRAKGIIAVCWVLSFAIGLTPMLGWNNCGQPKAGQNQSEVCREGQVTCLFEDVVPMNYMVYYNFFACVLVPLLLMLGVYLRIFLAARRQLKQMESQPLPGERARSTLQKEVHAAKSLAIIVGLFALCWLPLHIINCFTFFCPECSHAPPELMYLTIILSHTNSVVNPFIYAYRIREFRQTFRKIIRSHILRRREPFKAGGPSARALAAHGGDGEQISLRLNGHPPGVWANGSAPQPERRPNGYTLGLVSGGSAHEAHGDMGLPDVELLSHELKGACPESPGLEGPLAQDGAGVS, via the exons ATGCCCACCATGGGCTTCTGGGTGTACATCACGGTGGAGCTGGCCATCGCCGTGCTGGCCATTCTGGGCAACGTGCTGGTGTGCTGGGCCGTGTGGCTGAACAGCAACCTGCAGAACGTCACCAACTACTTTGTGGTGTCCCTGGCGGCCGCCGACATTGCTGTGGGAGTCCTCGCCATCCCCTTCGCCATCACCATCAGCACGGGGTTCTGCGCTGCCTGCCACAGCTGCCTCTTCTTCGCCTGCTTTGTCCTGGTCCTCACGCAGAGCTCCATCTTCAGCCTCCTGGCCATCGCCATTGACCGCTACATCGCCATCCGCATCCCACTTCG GTACAATGGCTTGGTGACTGGCACAAGGGCCAAGGGCATCATTGCGGTCTGCTGGGTGCTGTCGTTCGCCATTGGCTTGACTCCCATGCTGGGCTGGAACAACTGTGGTCAGCCAAAGGCGGGCCAGAACCAGTCAGAGGTCTGCAGGGAGGGCCAGGTGACCTGTCTCTTCGAGGACGTGGTACCCATGAACTACATGGTGTACTACAACTTCTTTGCCTGTGTCCTGGTGCCCCTGCTGCTCATGCTGGGCGTGTACCTGCGGATCTTCTTGGCGGCCCGGCGGCAGCTGAAGCAGATGGAGAGCCAGCCTCTGCCGGGGGAGCGGGCTCGGTCCACGTTGCAGAAGGAGGTCCACGCGGCCAAGTCGCTGGCCATCATTGTGGGGCTCTTCGCCCTCTGCTGGCTGCCTCTGCACATCATCAACTGCTTCACCTTCTTCTGCCCCGAGTGCAGCCACGCCCCGCCTGAGCTCATGTACCTGACCATCATCCTCTCCCACACCAACTCTGTCGTCAACCCCTTCATCTACGCCTACCGCATCCGGGAGTTCCGCCAGACCTTCCGCAAGATCATTCGCAGCCACATCCTCAGGCGGCGGGAGCCCTTCAAGGCGGGTGGCCCCAGTGCCCGGGCCTTGGCAGCCCATGGCGGTGACGGAGAGCAGATCAGCCTCCGCCTCAACGGCCATCCTCCCGGGGTGTGGGCCAATGGCAGCGCCCCCCAGCCTGAGCGGCGGCCCAACGGCTACACCCTGGGGCTGGTGAGTGGAGGGAGTGCCCATGAGGCCCATGGGGACATGGGGCTCCCCGATGTGGAGCTCCTCAGCCACGAGCTCAAGGGAGCATGCCCAGAGTCCCCCGGCCTCGAGGGTCCCCTGGCCCAGGATGGAGCAGGCGTGTCCTGA